A window of the Saccharomyces eubayanus strain FM1318 chromosome II, whole genome shotgun sequence genome harbors these coding sequences:
- the PRP28 gene encoding mRNA splicing protein PRP28 produces the protein MARPIDVSQLIVGLNKKNGPNKDISGKVKKPKFLSKQERLKQIEFNGSKESLKSVKDNTAELVIKQQDNDNNDPLEEGGNEKNSLPKQNGSKFQFSWDESEDTLAGYNPIVSTNVNALLQKRETPSKTALESSYMGKHWTEKSLSEMNGRDWRILREDFAIVTKGGAVENPMRNWEELDVIPKDLLRIVTHDLHFLSPTPIQRITIPNVCRKNQYRDFLGVASTGSGKTLAFIVPILIRMSRSSSRPPSLKIMDGPKALILAPTRELVQQIQAEAEKVTKIWSIENNYDCKVVSIVGGHSLEEISYSLSEGCDILVATPGRLIDSLDNHLLVMKQVETLVLDEADKMVDLGFEDQVTNILTKVDVGADPSINRQTMMFTATMTSVIEKIAAGYMKKPVYATIGVDTGSEPLIQQIVEYSDNDEQKFKKLRSVVTKYEPPIIIFINYKQTADWLAEKFQNETNMKVTILHGSKSQDQREHSLKLFRSGKVQIMVATNVAARGLDIPNVSLVVNFQIPKKIDDYIHRIGRTGRAAKEGTAISYVGGTEDETLIGELHKYVKKHDPLNNNRFSDAVKNKYNVGIEKRNEVIY, from the coding sequence ATGGCAAGACCGATTGATGTAAGCCAGCTAATTGTTGGcctaaacaagaaaaacggGCCAAATAAGGATATTTCAGGCAAAGTTAAGAAGCCCAAGTTTTTGagcaaacaagaaagactTAAACAAATAGAATTTAACGGCAGTAAAGAGAGTTTGAAATCTGTAAAGGATAATACCGCTGAACTCGTTATTAAACAGCAagataatgataacaatGATCCACTCGAAGAAGGTggcaatgaaaaaaatagtttgCCCAAGCAAAATGGCTCCAAATTTCAGTTTTCATGGGACGAAAGCGAAGATACTCTGGCAGGCTATAATCCTATTGTTTCAACGAACGTTAATGCTTTGTTGCAAAAGAGGGAAACCCCATCTAAGACGGCTTTAGAGTCCTCGTATATGGGGAAGCATTGGACCGAGAAGTCTTTGAGTGAGATGAATGGAAGAGATTGGAGAATATTAAGAGAAGATTTCGCTATTGTTACAAAAGGTGGGGCAGTGGAGAACCCGATGAGGAACTGGGAAGAACTGGATGTCATACCGAAAGATCTATTACGCATCGTTACTCATGACCTGCATTTTTTGTCACCAACGCCTATTCAAAGGATTACTATCCCCAACGTCTGTAGGAAAAATCAATATAGGGATTTCCTTGGTGTCGCGTCTACAGGTTCTGGTAAGACATTGGCGTTTATAGTACCGATTTTGATCAGGATGAGtagatcttcttcaaggCCACCGTCTTTGAAGATTATGGACGGGCCTAAAGCGTTGATTCTTGCACCAACGAGAGAATTGGTACAACAAATACAagcagaagcagaaaagGTTACAAAAATATGGTCTATAGAGAATAATTATGACTGTAAAGTAGTTTCCATTGTTGGTGGACATTCATTGGAAGAAATCTCATATTCTCTGTCAGAAGGTTGTGATATCCTAGTGGCTACGCCAGGGCGTTTGATTGATTCTTTAGATAATCATCTGCTAGTAATGAAACAAGTAGAGACATTGGTCTTAGATGAAGCTGATAAAATGGTTGATTTAGGATTTGAAGACCAAGTTACAAACATTTTAACAAAAGTTGATGTAGGTGCCGATCCCTCAATAAACAGGCAGACAATGATGTTTACAGCTACTATGACTTCCGTGATAGAAAAAATCGCTGCTGGGTATATGAAGAAGCCCGTCTACGCGACTATTGGGGTAGATACAGGGTCTGAACCTCTGATTCAACAGATTGTAGAATACTCAGACAATGACgaacaaaaattcaaaaaactgAGATCTGTTGTAACTAAATATGAGCCACCCATAATAATTTTTATAAATTACAAACAGACTGCCGACTGGTTGGctgaaaagtttcaaaacgAAACTAATATGAAAGTAACAATTTTACATGGTTCCAAGTCGCAAGATCAAAGAGAGCATTCGTTGAAATTATTCCGCAGCGGCAAAGTTCAAATTATGGTTGCAACGAACGTTGCTGCAAGAGGTTTGGACATTCCTAATGTTTCATTGGTGGTCAATTTCCAGATTcctaaaaaaatagatgaTTACATTCATAGAATTGGTAGGACTGGTCGTGCCGCCAAAGAAGGTACCGCCATCTCTTACGTTGGTGGtactgaagatgaaacaTTAATAGGCGAGCTTCACAAGTACGTAAAAAAGCATGACCCATTGAATAACAACAGGTTTTCCGATGCTGTGAAGAATAAATACAACGTTGGTATCGAAAAAAGGAATGAAGTTATATATTAA
- the PEX5 gene encoding Pex5p, with translation MDVGSCSVGNNPLAQLHKHTQQNRSLQFGQSNGPRNESPLQNNIKPNGTQAFKSNKNTISQESMAHMHRFMNGEPLADDKRRMEIGQSSAMPLSLSSMRSLQIESSPNQISGAINTSHWSQEFQNGGNIQNKITNAGNSEKVWQHPPQATSRQFQYPNNMMNNYPYSSMNSFSGSRLQSPGFMNQQHTERSKEDIKQQGEQPWMDQFEKLEKEVSENLNIHDGIEEEENITEVEQNKPEIVEKDEVVFGDQYQSDFQEVWDSIHKDAEDVLPSDLVNDDLDLGEDYLKYLGGRVNGNIEYTFQSNNVYSKNPNAYKIGCLLMENGAKLSEAALAFEAAVNERPDHVDAWLRLGLVQTQNEKELNGISALEECLKLDPNNLEAMKTLAISYINEGYDMSAFTMLDKWAETKYPEIWSNIKQQDERIQKERGSTHIDMNARVTKQYLQLANSLSSADPEVQLCLGLLFYTKDDFDKTIDCFESALKVNPNDELMWNRLGASLANSNRSEEAIQAYHRALQLKPSFVRARYNLAVSSMNIGCYKEAAGYLLTVLSMHEVDTKKKGDLGSLLNTYNDSVIDTLKRVFIAMNRDDLLQEVKPGMDLKSFRGEFSF, from the coding sequence ATGGACGTAGGAAGCTGCTCTGTGGGGAACAACCCACTTGCTCAACTGCACAAACACACACAACAAAACAGATCTCTTCAGTTTGGCCAGAGTAATGGGCCTCGTAATGAGTCGCCCCTACAGAATAACATCAAGCCAAATGGTACCCAGGCTTTCAAGTCCAATAAAAATACCATTTCCCAAGAAAGTATGGCACATATGCATAGGTTCATGAACGGAGAACCCCTAGCGGATGATAAGAGAAGAATGGAAATAGGACAATCTTCAGCCATGCCTCTATCTCTTTCAAGTATGCGTTCCTTACAAATTGAATCAAGCCCAAACCAAATTAGTGGAGCGATTAACACATCGCACTGGTCGcaggaatttcaaaatggtgGTAATATTCAGAATAAGATCACAAATGCAGGCAATTCAGAAAAAGTATGGCAACACCCGCCACAAGCCACTTCGAGGCAATTTCAATATCCCAATAACATGATGAATAACTACCCTTACTCTTCAATGAATAGTTTCAGCGGATCAAGGCTCCAGTCACCTGGGTTCATGAACCAGCAGCACACAGAACGTTCTAAGGAAGACATCAAACAGCAAGGAGAACAACCTTGGATGGATCAGTTTGAAAAGTTAGAAAAAGAGGTTTCGGAAAACCTGAACATCCATGATGGgatagaagaagaagagaatatAACTGAAGTGGAACAAAATAAGCCAGAAATCGTGGAAAAGGACGAAGTAGTATTTGGAGATCAATATCAATCCGATTTCCAAGAAGTATGGGACAGTATCCACAAAGATGCCGAAGATGTCTTGCCATCTGATTTGGTCAACGACGACCTTGATTTAGGGGAAGACTATCTGAAATACCTAGGTGGTAGGGTAAATGGAAACATCGAGTATACTTTTCAATCAAATAATGTGTATTCGAAGAACCCTAATGCTTATAAGATTGGTTGTCTATTGATGGAAAATGGAGCCAAGTTGAGCGAAGCAGCCCTAGCGTTTGAGGCTGCTGTTAATGAAAGACCCGACCATGTGGATGCATGGTTGAGATTGGGCCTGGTACAAAcccaaaatgaaaaagagcTGAACGGTATAAGTGCTTTAGAAGAGTGTTTGAAACTAGATCCAAACAATTTAGAGGCAATGAAGACTTTAGCGATCAGTTACATAAATGAAGGGTACGATATGAGCGCCTTTACAATGCTAGATAAATGGGCAGAAACCAAATACCCTGAAATTTGGTCAAATATCAAGCAACAAGATGAAAggattcaaaaagaaaggggATCCACACACATTGACATGAACGCGCGTGTAACAAAACAGTATCTGCAATTAGCCAACAGTTTAAGCTCGGCAGACCCTGAAGTACAGTTGTGCTTGGGTCTTCTATTCTACACTAAGGATGACTTTGACAAGACGATAGACTGCTTTGAAAGCGCGTTGAAGGTCAATCCTAATGACGAATTGATGTGGAACAGATTAGGAGCTTCACTGGCCAACTCCAACAGATCAGAAGAGGCGATCCAAGCATATCATAGAGCATTGCAACTGAAACCATCTTTTGTTAGAGCTCGTTACAATCTGGCAGTGTCTTCAATGAATATTGGATGTTATAAAGAGGCTGCAGGCTACTTATTGACTGTCTTAAGCATGCATGAAGTAGacaccaagaaaaagggaGATCTAGGGTCTCTCTTGAACACATATAATGATAGCGTCATTGATACTTTGAAGAGAGTTTTTATAGCGATGAACCGAGATGACCTTTTACAAGAGGTGAAACCAGGTATGGATCTGAAAAGCTTTAGAGGtgaattttcattttga
- the VHS1 gene encoding putative serine/threonine protein kinase VHS1, which produces MKFEDCRINSYLITSQIGEGAYGLVYHAIDIHTHKEYAIKAVVQSSSASRDVDVDGGGTFEKSARLQGRLARLFKESNNIVRLPSIDLESIENMSEENFRKLPHYKEICLHLKVHHHKNIVTIYEVLQSSICTFIVMDYYPTDLFTSIVDNKHFTTNGLLVKKVFLQICSAINYCHEHGVYHCDVKPENLLLDADDNVFLCDFGLSTTSAYIEPNVCIGSSYYMPPERISFDSGKYPGPKVRGHKLKKNCPSCNGDLWSLGIILINLTCIRNPWLKADKKEDNTFYYFTKDVTVLKQILPLSDALFLLLSKILQLDPKKRMSLQRMMKEVSSITSFTNGGPLSKVPPLPRSIYEKFTDPVDTTKKNPSFKQYTHTDEKPFYSSSTDEIDQVKEQEQEDSDSGSGSGSFGTLDTDTGFHSSFTNTSCDSDNDLTKLPNKMSLFEKKFNELHMNASSLTN; this is translated from the coding sequence aTGAAGTTCGAAGATTGCCGAATTAACAGCTATCTGATAACTTCGCAAATTGGCGAAGGCGCGTATGGTCTGGTTTACCATGCGATAGATATTCACACCCACAAAGAATACGCCATAAAGGCCGTTGTTCAAAGTTCTAGTGCTAGCCGTGACGTGGATGTCGATGGTGGCGGAACATTCGAGAAGAGCGCCAGATTGCAAGGAAGACTCGCTAGACTCTTTAAAGAGTCAAATAACATTGTTAGACTACCTTCCATAGATCTGGAGTCGATTGAAAATATGTCGGAAGAAAACTTCCGGAAACTACCCCACTATAAAGAGATTTGTCTGCATTTAAAGGTCCATCACCACAAGAATATTGTTACTATTTACGAGGTCCTGCAATCTTCAATCTGTACGTTCATCGTCATGGACTACTACCCCACCGACCTGTTTACATCCATTGTAGACAACAAACATTTCACCACCAACGGTTTACTAGttaaaaaagttttcttgCAGATCTGTTCTGCTATCAACTACTGCCATGAGCACGGTGTCTACCATTGTGATGTCAAGCCTGAAAACCTACTACTGGATGCCGATGACAATGTCTTTCTTTGTGATTTTGGCCTGTCCACCACTTCCGCTTACATAGAGCCAAACGTTTGCATTGGTAGTTCGTACTACATGCCGCCTGAAAGGATCTCATTTGATAGCGGGAAATATCCCGGCCCTAAGGTCAGGGGCcataaattgaaaaaaaactgccCTTCATGTAACGGTGATTTATGGTCGTTAGGCATCATCCTCATTAATTTGACTTGTATTAGAAACCCTTGGTTGAAAGCCGACAAAAAGGAGGACAACACGTTTTACTATTTCACCAAGGACGTCACTGTCTTGAAACAAATATTGCCTCTTTCTGATGCCCTTTTCTTACTACTGTCCAAGATTTTACAATTGGAtccgaaaaaaagaatgagtCTGCAAAGGATGATGAAAGAAGTCAGTTCAATTACGAGCTTTACCAATGGCGGGCCTCTGTCAAAAGTACCCCCTCTCCCTAGGTCCATCTACGAAAAATTCACTGACCCTGTCGATACCACCAAAAAGAATCCATCGTTCAAACAATACACGCATACGGACGAGAAACCATTCTATTCCTCGTCAACCGACGAAATTGACCAAGttaaagaacaagaacaagaagacaGCGACAGTGGGAGTGGGAGTGGGAGTTTTGGAACTTTGGATACAGATACTGGGTTCCACTCTTCATTCACAAACACATCGTGTGACTCCGATAACGACCTCACCAAGCTTCCCAATAAGATGTCTTtgttcgaaaaaaaatttaatgaGCTTCATATGAATGCCTCTTCCTTGACGAACTAG
- the SNU56 gene encoding Snu56p, which produces MRSRRRGVAYHHSKPKGPLSQXQYPIASNEGQRRKLNSPEAFQSFDIWKNLDRIRTTRKDVEQLMKGSLLILPVRTQDKQQLEECINELHKYISKHILQCYAKKGQKGDSTLFYVVLEDFSVLDSCFVLSVLLAFQKRLWMAPSEKSYFKISKSINLTGSFYLPKNIETGKGHITTSYRRESPISSILGVSFNVVPNFQQFHIRACHVTKFMNELSNFFAQIKFGKCEGNVIDRFQREYRRTDSQISLALYELPLIGDGLFDMKSFISKTKPIIETSKDQMVKHIADMKAYNEITNTEGILSSPQQKPSSTSSSNVIPSLKGDQTSAASYQSQTQKYAANQSSSALHSSSRYSGPNSQLGARGTEGHKAGFMTQDEIKQHCIATIRASMDSAKKKSSYQILKTYVRCPRQNYIDVVYQSLNDLRSKTNCNIVVLNLNNLHESQPWLDSLNISDYSAFSQQPHPSTVRIISIGGVGEYIIKALELILNILEN; this is translated from the coding sequence ATGCgttcaagaagaaggggAGTAGCGTATCATCATAGTAAACCAAAAGGACCACTTTCACAAGRACAGTATCCCATAGCATCTAATGAGGGACAAAGAAGGAAGCTCAATAGTCCTGAGGCGTTTCAATCGTTTGACATctggaaaaatttggatAGAATAAGAACAACTAGAAAGGATGTGGAACAACTTATGAAGGGCAGCCTACTTATACTTCCTGTGAGAACACAAGATAAACAGCAACTCGAAGAGTGCATCAACGAGTTGCACAAGTACATATCTAAGCATATACTTCAGTGCTATGCGAAGAAAGGACAAAAAGGTGACAGTACGCTCTTCTATGTAGTTCTGGAGGATTTCAGTGTGTTGGATTCATGCTTCGTATTATCAGTTCTGCTTGCTTTCCAGAAGCGTTTGTGGATGGCACCATCAGAAAAATCTTACTTTAAAATCTCCAAAAGCATCAATTTAACAGGCTCCTTTTATTTGCCTAAGAATATAGAGACCGGGAAAGGCCATATAACAACGAGTTATAGAAGAGAGTCACCCATATCCAGCATCTTAGGGGTAAGTTTCAACGTTGTTCCGAATTTCCAACAGTTTCATATCAGGGCCTGTCATGTAACTAAATTCATGAATGAGCtttccaatttctttgctCAGATAAAATTTGGTAAGTGTGAAGGAAACGTGATAGATCGTTTCCAGCGCGAATATAGGCGGACTGATTCTCAAATATCTCTTGCTCTCTACGAACTTCCCTTGATCGGAGATGGCTTATTTGATATGAAGTCTTTTATCAGCAAGACCAAACCAATTATAGAAACTTCGAAAGATCAGATGGTGAAACACATTGCTGACATGAAAGCCTATAATGAGATAACTAACACTGAAGGTATTCTATCTTCACCACAACAGAAACCTTCGTCGACGTCATCTTCGAATGTGATCCCCTCCCTTAAAGGTGATCAGACGAGTGCCGCTTCATACCAATCTCAAACTCAAAAGTACGCTGCTAACCAATCATCAAGTGCATTGCACTCCTCTAGTCGTTATTCCGGGCCTAATAGCCAGTTGGGCGCAAGAGGTACCGAGGGTCATAAGGCGGGTTTCATGACACAAGATGAAATCAAGCAGCACTGTATTGCTACTATAAGGGCATCTATGGATTCagcgaaaaagaaatcctcgtatcaaattttaaaaacaTATGTAAGGTGCCCAAGACAGAATTATATTGATGTTGTCTATCAGAGTTTGAATGACTTGCGATCAAAAACGAATTGTAACATTGTCGTACTGAATCTGAATAATCTTCACGAATCGCAGCCGTGGCTTGATTCGTTGAATATATCAGACTATTCCGCATTTTCCCAGCAGCCTCACCCAAGCACCGTACGCATTATTAGTATTGGTGGTGTGGGTGAGTATATAATCAAAGCGCTAGAGTTGATATTGAACATATTAGAAAATTAG
- a CDS encoding gluconokinase, translating to MGKVKIIVLAGTAGTGKSTIAAELIHEFKDTYPDLKFIEGDDLHPPANVEKMTKGIPLNDDDRWDWLKKVAVESTKAAASTKEGLSIVACSSLKKKYRDLIRNTCPESEFHFIFLYASKIEVLRRLKTRKGHFMKADMMESQFRDLELPNLNEESYCDVVPLDFKTFYQIEKDVIHVVKKKVLKTE from the coding sequence ATGGGGAAAGTCAAAATCATTGTGCTGGCAGGAACAGCGGGCACTGGGAAGTCAACCATCGCAGCCGAACTGATACATGAGTTCAAAGATACGTATCCGGATTTGAAGTTCATTGAGGGTGACGATTTGCACCCCCCAGCTAATGTGGAAAAGATGACGAAGGGAATCCCGTTGAATGACGACGACCGCTGGGACtggttgaaaaaagtagcTGTAGAATCCACCAAGGCTGCAGCGAGCACCAAAGAAGGTTTATCGATTGTTGCGTGTTCcagcttgaaaaaaaagtacagaGATTTGATAAGGAACACTTGTCCCGAGTCAGAGTTccattttatctttttgtaTGCAAGTAAAATTGAGGTTTTAAGACGGCTTAAAACAAGAAAGGGGCATTTTATGAAAGCTGATATGATGGAATCTCAATTCAGGGACCTAGAATTGCCTAACCTTAACGAAGAAAGCTATTGTGACGTTGTTCCCCTggatttcaaaacattctaccaaattgaaaaagatgtGATACACgtagtgaagaagaaggtttTAAAAACCGAGTAA
- the TRS23 gene encoding TRAPP subunit TRS23: protein MAIETILVINKSGGLIYQRNFTDDEQKLNSNEYLILASTLHGVFAIASQLTPKALQLTQQTNTENMIPYVPYVGVAGNKNDNRNASGNSSKPHGTSRKLGSFKGDDFFKEPFTNWNKGGLRQLCTDQFTMFIYQTLTGLKFVAISSSVMPQRQPNIAGTEKTDRLKSSSNLAIQIADNFLRKVYCLYSDYVMKDPSYSMEMPIKSNLFDEKVKDMVDNLQ from the coding sequence ATGGCCATAGAAACAATACTGGTCATAAACAAATCGGGCGGGTTAATCTACCAGCGGAATTTCACCGACGACgaacaaaaattgaacaGCAATGAGTATTTGATTCTCGCTAGCACACTGCACGGTGTATTTGCCATTGCGAGCCAGCTGACCCCGAAGGCATTGCAGCTTACTCAACAAACAAACACGGAAAACATGATCCCGTACGTACCATACGTGGGCGTCGCCGGCAACAAGAACGATAACAGGAACGCCAGTGGCAATAGCAGTAAACCGCACGGCACTAGTAGGAAACTGGGCAGTTTCAAGGGAGacgattttttcaaagagcCGTTCACAAACTGGAACAAGGGTGGGTTGAGGCAGCTGTGCACGGACCAGTTCACGATGTTCATCTACCAAACGCTCACGGGGCTGAAGTTCGTTGCCATAAGCTCCAGCGTGATGCCACAGAGACAACCCAACATAGCCGGCACCGAGAAGACCGACCGACTCAAGAGCTCATCGAACCTGGCCATCCAGATAGCAGACAACTTTCTCCGGAAGGTATACTGCCTGTACAGCGACTACGTCATGAAAGACCCATCCTACTCAATGGAAATGCCCATCAAGTCCAACCTCTTTGACGAGAAGGTCAAAGATATGGTAGACAACCTCCAGTAG
- the MNN10 gene encoding alpha-1,6-mannosyltransferase: protein MSSVPYDSPLPITNHQLDFDEEEKKSRGSKFGLRYKIMYWRRRLADSLARSKRQILLISLILFLFIWINDSTVSRNPSTTSFQGQSSNDNSLNKGGSSSDSKWYLPPYSKRSRWSFWNQDPKIVIILAANEGGGVLRWKNEQEWAIEGISIENKKAYAKRHGYGLTIKDLTTSKRYSHEYREGWQKVDILRQTLREFPNAEWLWWLDLDTMIMEPSKSLEEHIFDRLDTLADRELKSFNPLDLTTDIPYVNYAEDLEFLITQDCGGFNLGSFLIKNSEWSKLLLDMWWDPVLYEQKHMVWEHREQDALEALYESEPWIRSRIGFLPLRTINAFPPGACSEYSGDSRYFYTEKEHDFVVNMAGCNFGRDCWGEMQYYTTLMEKLNRKWYTRFFFP from the coding sequence ATGTCTAGTGTACCTTATGATTCCCCACTTCCTATAACAAATCATCAACTAGATTtcgatgaagaggaaaagaaaagcagaGGCTCAAAATTCGGTTTGAGATACAAAATAATGTACTGGAGGAGAAGACTAGCCGACTCTTTAGCGAGAAGCAAAAGACAAATACTATTAATATCcttgattttgtttctatTCATATGGATAAACGATTCTACTGTCAGCAGGAACCCATCTACCACAAGCTTCCAAGGGCAGAGTAGTAACGATAACAGTTTGAACAAAGGTGGTTCCAGTTCTGATTCCAAATGGTATCTGCCACCGTATTCCAAGAGATCAAGATGGTCGTTTTGGAACCAAGATCCCAAGATTGTCATCATATTAGCGGCAAACGAAGGCGGTGGTGTTCTGAGATGGAAAAATGAACAAGAGTGGGCCATCGAGGGCATATCtatagaaaataagaagGCGTATGCGAAAAGGCATGGGTACGGGTTAACCATCAAGGATTTAACGACGTCCAAGAGATACTCCCACGAATATAGAGAAGGCTGGCAGAAAGTGGATATCTTGAGACAAACACTTAGAGAGTTCCCCAATGCGGAATGGCTCTGGTGGTTGGACCTGGATACTATGATCATGGAACCCTCCAAGTCATTAGAAGaacatatttttgataGGCTGGATACTTTGGCCGATAGAGAACTGAAAAGTTTCAACCCCTTAGACCTTACAACCGATATACCCTATGTCAATTATGCGGAGGATTTGGAATTTTTAATTACACAAGATTGTGGTGGGTTCAACCTTGGTTCATTTCTGATAAAAAATAGCGAATGGTCCAAACTACTCTTAGACATGTGGTGGGACCCTGTTTTGTACGAACAAAAACATATGGTATGGGAGCACAGAGAACAAGATGCATTGGAAGCGCTGTACGAGAGCGAACCGTGGATTCGTTCGAGAATAGGGTTTTTGCCCTTAAGAACAATCAATGCATTCCCACCGGGGGCATGTTCGGAATACAGTGGTGACTCAAGATACTTTTACACTGAAAAGGAACACGATTTTGTCGTGAATATGGCCGGATGCAACTTTGGTAGAGACTGTTGGGGGGAGATGCAATACTATACCACCTTAATGGAAAAGCTGAATAGAAAATGGTATACgaggttttttttcccataG